One stretch of Juglans microcarpa x Juglans regia isolate MS1-56 chromosome 3D, Jm3101_v1.0, whole genome shotgun sequence DNA includes these proteins:
- the LOC121255364 gene encoding beta-xylosidase/alpha-L-arabinofuranosidase 2-like gives MATPRNGAPKVSVLLCFSIFFVFLLLSSGRVFGQSSPVFACDVGSNPALASLGFCNSSLGIDSRVADLVKRLTLQEKIGFLVNSAGSVSRLGIPKYEWWSEALHGVSNVGPGTRFSNLVPGATSFPQVILTAASFNASLFEAIGRVVSTEARAMYNVGLAGLTYWSPNINIFRDPRWGRGQETPGEDPLLSSKYGSSYVRGLQQRDDGNPNGLKVAACCKHYTAYDVDNWKGTDRYHFNAVVTKQDMDDTYQPPFKSCVIDGNVASVMCSYNKVNGKPTCADPDLLAGVIRGEWKLNGYIVSDCDSVDVFYNSQHYTKTPEEAAAIAISAGLDLNCGSFLSKHTEAAVKGGLLAEAAIDKAITNNFGTLMRLGFFDGDPRKQLYGKLGPKDVCTQENQELAREAARQGIVLLKNSPAYLPLSPTAIKSLAVIGPNANVTKTMIGNYEGIPCKYTTPLQGLTASVATTYQPGCSNVACSTAQLDAAKKIAALADATVLIMGADQSIEAESRDRIDITLPGQQALLVTEVAKASKGPVILVIMSGGGMDISFAKIDVKITSILWVGYPGEAGGAAIADVIFGYFNPSGRLPMTWYPQSFADKVPMTNMNMRPDPSNGYPGRSYRFYTGETVYTFGDGVSYSSFKHHLVQAPKTFFIPLEESHICHSTRCKSLDVGDQHCQNLGFDIHLRVKNTGAMSGSHTVFLFSTSPSLHSSPQKHLLGFEKVFLTAQTEAQVRFKVDVCKDLSVVDELGNRKVALGQHVLHVGSLKSSLNVRI, from the exons ATGGCAACTCCTCGAAACGGAGCACCGAAGGTCTCTGTTTTGCTGTGCTTTTCTATattctttgttttccttttgttgaGCTCAGGCCGGGTGTTCGGCCAATCATCACCTGTTTTTGCCTGTGATGTTGGGAGCAATCCTGCGTTGGCGAGTCTCGGGTTCTGTAACTCGTCGTTGGGGATTGATTCGAGAGTGGCAGACTTGGTGAAAAGGCTCACATTGCAGGAGAAGATTGGGTTCTTGGTGAACAGTGCAGGGAGTGTGAGTAGGCTTGGGATACCAAAGTATGAATGGTGGTCTGAGGCTCTACATGGAGTCTCTAACGTGGGTCCCGGGACGCGGTTTTCCAACTTGGTGCCTGGAGCTACTAGCTTTCCCCAGGTTATTCTCACTGCCGCTTCGTTCAATGCCTCTCTATTCGAAGCCATTGGAAGG GTGGTTTCAACTGAAGCCAGAGCAATGTACAATGTGGGACTGGCAGGATTGACATATTGGTCaccaaatattaacatatttcgAGACCCCAGATGGGGAAGAGGCCAGGAGACTCCGGGAGAAGATCCTTTGCTCTCGAGTAAATATGGATCGAGTTATGTAAGAGGTCTTCAACAAAGAGATGATGGTAACCCAAATGGACTTAAGGTTGCTGCATGTTGTAAACATTATACAGCCTATGATGTGGATAACTGGAAAGGGACAGACCGGTACCATTTCAATGCCGTG GTAACAAAGCAAGATATGGATGATACGTATCAACCACCATTCAAGAGTTGTGTTATTGATGGCAATGTTGCCAGTGTCATGTGTTCTTACAACAAGGTTAATGGTAAGCCGACCTGTGCAGACCCAGACCTGCTTGCAGGAGTCATCCGAGGCGAATGGAAACTAAATGG ATACATTGTTTCTGATTGTGATTCAGTAGATGTATTCTACAATTCCCAACACTACACCAAGACACCAGAGGAAGCTGCAGCCATAGCTATTTCGGCAG GTTTGGATCTAAACTGTGGATCTTTCCTGAGCAAACACACAGAGGCTGCAGTGAAAGGAGGACTTCTTGCTGAGGCGGCTATTGACAAGGCCATCACTAACAATTTTGGCACCCTAATGAGACTTGGCTTCTTCGATGGAGATCCAAGAAAGCAACTTTATGGCAAACTTGGTCCAAAAGATGTGTGTACACAGGAGAACCAGGAACTGGCCCGTGAAGCTGCTAGGCAAGGTATAGTGCTGCTTAAAAACAGTCCAGCATATTTGCCCCTGTCTCCTACTGCCATCAAATCCTTGGCAGTGATTGGTCCTAACGCCAATGTCACCAAAACCATGATTGGAAACTACGAAG GCATCCCATGCAAATACACAACTCCTTTGCAAGGTCTAACGGCCTCCGTTGCAACAACTTATCAACCTGGCTGCTCCAATGTGGCCTGCAGCACTGCACAGCTAGATGCTGCTAAGAAAATAGCAGCCTTGGCAGATGCCACTGTACTTATAATGGGTGCAGATCAGTCAATTGAGGCAGAGAGCCGCGACAGGATCGATATCACTCTTCCAGGACAGCAGGCACTTTTAGTGACAGAAGTTGCAAAGGCCTCAAAAGGACCAGTAATTCTTGTTATAATGTCTGGAGGGGGTATGGATATCTCATTTGCAAAAATTGATGTTAAAATTACAAGCATCCTATGGGTTGGTTACCCTGGAGAAGCTGGAGGAGCTGCCATTGCTGATGttatttttgggtattttaaTCCGA GTGGAAGACTGCCCATGACATGGTATCCGCAATCTTTTGCAGACAAGGTCCCCATGACCAACATGAACATGAGACCCGATCCATCCAATGGTTACCCCGGGCGGAGCTACAGATTCTACACTGGGGAAACTGTTTATACATTTGGAGATGGAGTAAGCTATTCCAGCTTCAAGCACCACCTAGTTCAAGCACCTAAGACATTTTTCATTCCCTTAGAAGAGAGTCACATTTGTCACTCGACAAGATGTAAGTCATTAGATGTTGGAGACCAGCATTGTCAAAACCTTGGTTTTGATATTCATCTGAGAGTTAAAAACACAGGAGCGATGAGTGGAAGCCATACTGTTTTCTTGTTCTCTACGTCCCCATCATTGCACAGCTCACCTCAGAAGCACTTGCTGGGATTTGAGAAGGTCTTCTTGACCGCACAAACAGAAGCACAGGTCAGGTTCAAGGTGGATGTATGCAAAGACCTGAGTGTGGTTGATGAGCTTGGAAACCGGAAAGTTGCCTTGGGACAGCACGTGCTTCATGTTGGGAGCTTGAAAAGCTCATTGAACGTGAGGATTTGA
- the LOC121255388 gene encoding BRASSINOSTEROID INSENSITIVE 1-associated receptor kinase 1-like has translation MERLIFSVPVCAFYLWSILVFGFVSKVSANAEGDALNALKTNLDDPNSVLQSWDPTLVNPCTWFHVTCDSNNMVTRVDLGNANLSGQLVPQLGQLENLQYLELYSNNISGIVPEELGNLTNLVSLDLYLNKLSGGIPPTLGRLSKLRFLRLNNNTLKGKIPVSLTTVMSLQVLDLSNNNLTGNIPVNGSFSLFTPISFANNQLNYSSIPPPSPIPQTPQASSPASATGPIAGGVAAGAALLFAAPAIALAWWRRRKPQDHFFDVPAEEDPEVHLGQLKRFSLRELQVATDNFSNKNILGRGGFGKVYKGRLADGSLVAVKRLKEERTQGGELQFQTEVEMISMAVHRNLLRLRGFCMTPTERLLVYPFMANGSVASCLRERPESQPPLDWPKRKCIALGSARGLAYLHDHCDPKIIHRDVKAANILLDEEFEAVVGDFGLAKLMDYKDTHVTTAVRGTIGHIAPEYLSTGKSSEKTDVFGYGVMLLELITGQRAFDLARLANDDDVMLLDWVKGLLKDKRLETLVDPDLQGNYIDDEVEQLIQVALLCTLGAPMERPKMSEVVRMLEGDGLAERWEEWQKEEVYRQDGNNFTHPSAGWIIDSASHIPPDELSGPR, from the exons ATGGAGCGGCTGATTTTTTCGGTTCCCGTTTGCGCTTTTTATCTCTGGTCTATTCTGGTGTTTGGTTTCGTATCAAAGGTCTCTGCTAATGCGGAAG GTGACGCCTTGAATGCATTGAAGACCAACTTAGACGATCCTAATAGTGTTCTGCAAAGTTGGGATCCTACCCTTGTGAATCCCTGCACATGGTTTCACGTAACGTGTGATAGCAACAATATGGTGACACGAGT TGATCTTGGAAATGCAAATCTATCTGGTCAGCTAGTTCCACAACTTGGTCAGCTTGAAAACCTGCAATACTT GGAACtttatagtaataatataagTGGAATTGTTCCTGAGGAGCTTGGGAATTTGACAAACTTGGTGAGCTTGGATCTTTACTTGAACAAATTAAGTGGAGGCATTCCACCCACATTGGGCAGGCTTTCAAAACTTCGATTTCT GCGTCTCAACAACAACACCTTGAAAGGAAAAATTCCTGTGAGTTTAACGACTGTTATGTCACTCCAAGTCCT AGATCTGTCAAACAACAACCTAACAGGAAACATTCCTGTTAATGGTTCCTTTTCATTATTTACTCCTATCAG TTTTGCAAATAATCAACTCAATTATTCTTCAATTCCTCCACCTTCTCCTATACCTCAAACGCCACAAGCTTCTTCTCCGG CTAGTGCCACAGGACCAATTGCTGGAGGAGTTGCTGCTGGAGCTGCTCTGCTTTTTGCTGCCCCTGCAATTGCACTTGCTTGGTGGAGACGAAGAAAGCCACAGGATCATTTCTTTGATGTACCTG CTGAGGAAGATCCAGAAGTTCATCTGGGCCAGCTTAAAAGGTTTTCTTTGCGTGAGCTGCAAGTTGCAACAGATAACTTTAGCAATAAAAACATTCTGGGAAGAGGTGGATTTGGTAAAGTTTACAAAGGACGCTTGGCGGACGGTTCTCTAGTGGCTGTAAAAAGGCTTAAAGAGGAGCGTACCCAGGGTGGGGAGTTGCAGTTCCAAACAGAGGTAGAAATGATTAGCATGGCTGTGCATCGTAATCTGCTTCGTCTACGTGGTTTTTGTATGACACCAACAGAACGATTGCTTGTATACCCCTTTATGGCTAATGGAAGTGTAGCATCATGTTTAAGAG AGCGTCCGGAATCTCAGCCCCCCCTTGATTGGCCCAAACGGAAATGTATTGCATTAGGATCTGCAAGGGGGCTTGCTTATTTGCATGATCATTGCGATCCTAAAATTATTCACCGTGATGTAAAAGCTGCAAATATATTGTTAGATGAAGAATTTGAAGCTGTTGTTGGAGACTTTGGGTTGGCTAAACTTATGGATTACAAAGATACTCATGTGACCACTGCTGTACGTGGCACCATTGGGCATATAGCCCCAGAGTATCTCTCAACAGGAAAATCTTCAGAGAAAACTGATGTTTTTGGGTATGGGGTCATGCTTCTTGAACTGATAACTGGTCAAAGGGCTTTTGATCTCGCTCGGCTTGCAAACGATGACGATGTTATGCTACTTGATTGG GTGAAAGGTCTTTTGAAAGATAAGAGGTTAGAAACATTGGTCGATCCAGATCTGCAGggtaattatattgatgatgaggtGGAGCAGCTGATCCAAGTAGCCTTACTTTGCACATTAGGGGCTCCAATGGAACGACCAAAGATGTCGGAGGTAGTTAGAATGCTTGAAGGTGATGGATTGGCAGAAAGATGGGAGGAGTGGCAGAAGGAGGAAGTTTACCGTCAGGATGGAAATAACTTCACCCACCCAAGTGCCGGTTGGATCATCGACTCTGCTTCCCACATCCCTCCAGATGAATTATCGGGTCCTAGATGA
- the LOC121255361 gene encoding probable splicing factor 3A subunit 1 produces MLGSLPILPLPAPPSDGNLGPLPASQVSDVEMDERPSNEEQNKANSAPATVATHTRTIGIIHPPPDIRTIVDKTAQFVAKNGPEFEKRIIANNAGNVKFNFLNGSDPYHAYYQHRLSEFRAQNQSSAQQPSLQPADSAAPEPVPSAPAADGNEAAAKVDLSAQFMPIRKTVEPPEAEQYTVRLPEGITGEELDIIKLTAQFVARNGKSFLTGLTSREINNPQFHFLKPTHSMFMFFTSLADAYSKVLMPPKGLTEKLKKSVPDMTTVLERCMNRLEWERSQEQARQKAEDEKEQERIEMAMIDWHDFVVVETIDFVDDEDEDLPPPMTLEEVIRRSKVSVVEEDIVEPGKEVEMEMEMDEEEVLLVEEGMRAASLEENDDGKKNDMKITEEPEPPMRIVKNWKRPEERIPAERDPTKFVVSPITGELILINEMSEHMRISLIDPKYKEQKERMFAKIRETTLAQDDEISRNIVGLARTRPDIFGTTEEEVSNAVKAEIEKKKDEQPKQVIWDGHTGSIGRTANQAMSQNMVGEDQNDAANNDARNLPGPAAPPPRPGMPSVRPLPPPPGLALNLPRMPPNTVQYSAPSSVGLPVPPPRQPVMPMVPSVRPPPPPMSMASGQQSLLVNQPPPMPPSISMHAPSMHVPPPPGSQFTPMPVPRSYVPLPVPPPTMPMMPPPPLPHGMPPPPPPEEAPPPLPDEPEPKRQKHDDSLLIPEDQFLAQHPGPVRITISVPNVDEGNLKGQILEITVQSLSETVGSLKEKIAGDIQLPANKQKLSGKPGFLKDNMSLAYYNVGAGEMLALSLRERGGRKR; encoded by the exons ATGCTAGGTTCTTTGCCAATCTTGCCCCTCCCTGCTCCTCCTTCCGATGGAAATCTTGGCCCTCTTCCCGCATCTCAAGTGTCTGATGTGGAAATGGATGAAAGGCCATCTAACGAGGAGCAGAATAAAGCTAATTCGGCTCCTGCAACGGTTGCAACTCATACGAGAACTATTGGAATTATTCATCCTCCTCCAGACATCAGAACCATTGTTGACAAAACTGCCCAGTTTGTTGCTAAGAATGGACCAGAGTTTGAAAAGAGGATTATTGCAAATAATGCTGGAAATGTGAAGTTCAATTTCTTGAACGGATCGGATCCCTACCATGCATATTATCAACATCGTCTGTCTGAATTTCGTGCTCAGAATCAGTCTTCTGCGCAGCAGCCTTCTTTGCAACCTGCTGATTCTGCTGCCCCTGAGCCGGTCCCATCTGCTCCAGCCGCTGATGGGAACGAAGCAGCAGCGAAGGTCGATCTGTCTGCCCAGTTTATGCCCATACGCAAAACTGTTGAGCCCCCAGAAGCTGAGCAGTATACTGTTCGGCTTCCTGAAGGAATTACTGGAGAAGAACTGGATATAATTAAGCTCACGGCACAGTTTGTGGCTCGAAATGGGAAGTCATTCTTGACAGGATTGACAAGCAGGGAAATCAATAATCCACAGTTTCATTTCTTGAAGCCTACTCACAGTATGTTCATGTTTTTCACTTCGCTTGCCGATGCATATTCAAAAGTCTTGATGCCTCCCAAGGGTTTGACAGAGAAGCTAAAGAAGAGTGTCCCTGACATGACGACTGTGCTTGAACGATGCATGAATCGGCTTGAGTGGGAGAGGTCACAAGAGCAGGCTAGGCAGAAAGCTGAGGATGAAAAGGAGCAGGAAAGAATAGAGATGGCTATGATTGATTGGCATGATTTTGTTGTGGTGGAAACAATAGACTTTGTggatgatgaggatgaggacTTACCTCCTCCAATGACCCTTGAAGAGGTTATAAGAAGAAGTAAGGTGTCAGTTGTGGAAGAAGATATTGTTGAGCCAGGAAAGGAGgtggaaatggaaatggaaatggatgaagaagaagttctGCTTGTTGAAGAGGGCATGAGGGCAGCTAGTCTTGAAGAGAACGATGATGGAAAGAAGAATGACATGAAGATAACAGAAGAACCTGAACCACCAATGAGAATTGTGAAGAACTGGAAGAGACCAGAGGAGAGGATCCCTGCAGAAAGAGACCCAAcaaaatttgttgtttctcCAATTACCGGTGAGTTAATCCTCATTAACGAGATGTCCGAACACATGAGGATTTCCCTCATTGATCCCAAGTACAAAGAGCAGAAAGAAAGGATGTTTGCTAAGATTCGGGAAACTACACTTGCTCAGGACGATGAAATCTCCAGGAACATTGTGGGACTTGCCCGAACCCGTCCAGACATTTTTGGTACCACAGAGGAAGAAGTCTCTAATGCTGTCAAGGCTGAGATTGAGAAGAAGAAGGACGAGCAACCGAAACAGGTCATATGGGATGGTCACACTGGAAGCATTGGACGCACCGCAAACCAGGCCATGTCGCAGAACATGGTCGGAGAGGATCAAAATGACGCTGCCAATAATGACGCCAGAAACCTTCCTGGTCCTGCAGCTCCTCCTCCTAGACCTGGTATGCCATCCGTTCGTCCACTTCCTCCACCACCTGGACTAGCCTTGAACCTTCCTCGTATGCCTCCAAACACAGTCCAGTATTCTGCCCCATCTAGTGTAGGGCTCCCTGTACCCCCACCCAGGCAACCAGTCATGCCTATGGTTCCTTCTGTTAGGCCGCCTCCACCTCCAATGTCAATGGCTTCTGGACAGCAATCTCTTTTGGTTAATCAACCACCCCCAATGCCACCATCAATATCTATGCATGCTCCTAGTATGCATGTACCACCTCCACCTGGTTCTCAGTTTACGCCTATGCCAGTTCCCCGAAGTTATGTTCCTCTTCCTGTACCCCCACCTACCATGCCTATGATGCCTCCACCGCCGCTGCCTCATGGAAtgcctccaccaccaccaccagaggAAGCTCCTCCACCGCTTCCAGATGAACCAGAGCCAAAGAGGCAGAAGCACGATGATTCTTTGCTTATCCCGGAAGACCAGTTTCTTGCTCAGCATCCG GGACCCGTCCGTATCACCATATCTGTTCCGAATGTTGATGAAGGAAATCTCAAAGGGCAGATTCTGGAGATCACAGTGCAGTCCTTATCTGAAACTGTTGGCAGTCTGAAGGAGAAAATTGCAGGGGACATCCAACTTCCTGCCAATAAGCAAAAATTAAGTGGGAAACCTGGCTTTCTCAAGGACAATATGTCTCTGGCATATTACAATGTCGGAGCAGGAGAAATGCTTGCTCTTTCTCTAAGAGAGCGGGGTGGTAGAAAAAGATAA